A region of Vitis riparia cultivar Riparia Gloire de Montpellier isolate 1030 chromosome 1, EGFV_Vit.rip_1.0, whole genome shotgun sequence DNA encodes the following proteins:
- the LOC117921297 gene encoding TPD1 protein homolog 1-like has protein sequence MGPASSGDDVGAGFGEVKTEVAAEGRGTAVVAAETNCSNGDIVIAQSRVGTLPSGIPSFSVEITNACARGCSISNLHLKCGMFASAVLVNPKIFKRQDVDDCLVNGGIPLAAGSTISFKYANTFQYPLSLASATCG, from the exons ATGGGTCCGGCGAGCAGCGGCGATGATGTTGGAGCTGGCTTTGGCGAGGTCAAGACAGAAGTCGCGGCCGAGGGCAGAGGAACCGCCG TGGTAGCAGCAGAGACAAACTGTTCAAATGGCGATATCGTGATTGCACAGTCAAGAGTCGGCACTCTACCAAGTGGGATACCGTCTTTCAGTGTGGAGATCACGAATGCATGCGCCAGAGGCTGCTCCATCTCCAATCTCCATTTGAAATGCGGTATGTTTGCTTCGGCAGTTCTGGTGAACCCTAAAATATTCAAGCGTCAGGATGTTGATGATTGCCTTGTCAATGGTGGAATTCCTTTAGCCGCGGGTTCTACCATCTCCTTCAAGTATGCCAACACTTTTCAATACCCTCTTTCACTTGCTTCTGCTACATGCGGCTAG
- the LOC117921307 gene encoding auxin-responsive protein SAUR71-like has protein sequence MDETKSRQKKGLMKKTWEQFKSFGHGRILSRTHHSSMKSKSRPGHIASLEGVKKGRVAPEGCFSVYVGHGKQRFVVKTEYANHPLFRALLEEAEIEYGYNNGGPLVLPCKVEIFLKVLLEMDSSDEVHQGCSFARSPSSYRLLGPSRMITMNHL, from the coding sequence ATGGATGAAACTAAGAGCAGACAGAAAAAAGGTCTGATGAAGAAGACATGGGAGCAATTCAAATCTTTTGGTCATGGGAGGATTTTATCAAGAACCCATCATTCTTCTATGAAAAGCAAGTCAAGGCCTGGCCACATAGCCTCTCTTGAAGGGGTGAAGAAGGGGCGGGTTGCTCCAGAGGGCTGCTTCTCAGTGTACGTTGGACATGGGAAACAAAGGTTTGTGGTCAAAACTGAGTATGCCAACCATCCTCTATTCAGAGCACTCCTAGAAGAGGCTGAGATAGAATATGGGTACAACAATGGAGGGCCTCTTGTGCTTCCatgcaaagtggaaattttTCTTAAGGTGTTACTGGAAATGGACAGTTCTGATGAGGTTCATCAAGGGTGCAGCTTTGCTAGGAGCCCTAGCTCCTATCGCCTCCTCGGCCCATCTCGGATGATCACCATGAATCATCTATGA
- the LOC117932067 gene encoding leucine-rich repeat extensin-like protein 3 has product MGGHTMQTLCQARLIGSSSSACNVPGLKTTTNAISVKSKQDNLCIFNLNALSYRPSKRNTTICGDQTQELPNDLNAAKFFLPCFPPFGFPWPSLPPLPPLPQLPPLPQLPPLPQLPPLPRLPPLPTLPFPFSPLPPFPSLPFPPLPFKTPPSLPFPFPPTPPLSLPPPPPPAFNWGDPRTWIPHTPSLSPPPPPAFNLGDPKTWAPYIPSLNPPPPPAFNLGDPKTWAPYIPSLNPPPPPAFNLGDPKTWAPYIPSLNPPPPAFNWEDPRTWIPYYYPPSPPTSPQNQHP; this is encoded by the coding sequence ATGGGAGGTCACACAATGCAGACTCTTTGCCAGGCAAGGTTGATTGGGAGCTCATCATCAGCCTGCAATGTTCCTGGCTTGAAGACGACGACTAATGCCATCTCGGTGAAATCAAAACAGGACAACCTCTGCATCTTCAACTTGAATGCTTTGAGCTACAGACCATCCAAGAGGAACACCACAATTTGTGGAGATCAAACACAGGAATTGCCAAATGACTTAAATGCTGCAAAATTCTTTCTGCCTTGCTTTCCACCATTTGGCTTCCCTTGGCCTTCTTTACCTCCCCTACCTCCTCTGCCTCAGCTACCGCCTCTGCCTCAGCTACCTCCTCTGCCTCAGCTACCTCCTCTGCCTCGGCTACCTCCTCTGCCAACATTGCCTTTTCCCTTTTCCCCATTGCCCCCATTTCCATCACTTCCATTTCCTCCATTACCATTCAAAACACCACCATCTCTACCCTTCCCTTTCCCTCCAACCCCACCTCTCTCCCTTCCTCCCCCTCCTCCGCCTGCGTTCAACTGGGGAGACCCCAGAACGTGGATACCACACACACCTTCCCTGTCTCCCCCTCCCCCACCAGCATTCAACTTGGGAGACCCCAAAACTTGGGCACCCTACATCCCTTCACTAAACCCTCCTCCTCCACCAGCATTCAACTTGGGAGACCCCAAAACTTGGGCACCCTACATCCCTTCACTAAACCCTCCTCCTCCACCAGCATTCAACTTGGGAGACCCCAAAACTTGGGCACCCTACATCCCTTCACTAAACCCTCCTCCTCCAGCATTCAACTGGGAAGACCCCAGAACTTGGATTCCCTACTACTACCCTCCATCCCCTCCTACCAGCCCTCAGAACCAGCACCCCTGA